In Nostoc sphaeroides, the genomic window TACGGAGTATTGGAACGAGTTAAATGGGATGCTACGGTGTACATACAAGTCTTCTAACATTGCCCCACAAGCTTTAGATCCCCCCAACTACCCTTAAAAAAGGGGGCAAAAGCCATTCAAAGTCCCCCAATCAATTGGGGGACTTTGATTCTTCCCCCAATTTATCGGGGGGTTAGGGGGGATCTAAAAGTGCCTAAAGTCACAGCGAAATACTTGTTCATTCAACCTCTTAAGGGAGACGAAGCGTAGCTTTGGCTCTTTGGGGTTCTTAGGGTTTAATAAGCAATCAAGCGGACATGATATGAATTGTCAGCTTGTTATCCGCATTCATCTTCAACGCACAATAAACCCATATTTTCTGAGTACAGTCTTAGCTTGACTGCCAGATAAAAACTGGACAAATTGTTTGGCAGCAGAAATATTTTTACTGCCTTTAATTACTGCCACTGGATAGACAATTGGTGAGTGAAGCTTTTCGTCAGCAGTGACTACGACTTTTACCTTGTTGGAAGTTTTGGCATCAGTGGCATAAACTATGCCCGCTTGGGCATTACCACTTTCTACTGCTGCCAAAACTTGACGTACATTGTTACCAAAGACAAATTTTGATTTAAGCTGATCGTAAAGTTTCAAATTTTTTAAGACTTCCTCTCCATATTGCCCTGCGGGTACACTCCTGGGTTCACCGATCGCAATTTTCTTAATCTTGCTATCTGTTAAATTGGCGAAACTCGTGATCCCAAAAACATCCTGAGCCACAATCAAGACTAGAGTGTTATTTGCTAGGTTTGTACGGCTACCTGCTAGCAACAATCCTTTTTGTTCTAAGGCATCCACTTGCTTTTTGCCAGCAGAAATAAAGATATCCGCAGGGGCACCTTGCTCAATCTGTTGCTGCAAAGCACCAGAAGCCCCAAAGTTATAACTAATGTTGATATTTGATTTACTTTGTTGGTATAGAATCTTAATATCTTGTAGCGCATCTTTTAAGCTGGAAGCTGCGGACACAGTTATGCTGGTGCTTGATTGTGCTACTACAGCAGAAGGAGTAACCAATGGTAAACCAATTGCCAGGAGCAAGCCTGCAATTGCTATACCCAGAAAGCCAAGAATTTGTCTTCTTTTCATAAAAAAGCCGCAATATAGGTTTTTTCGGAAAATTGATGCTAAGTAAAATCGTACCAGCAATACCAACATTTAACCAACTTTATCGGTAAAATGCCCAAAAAAGAACAAGGGTTGAGAGCGACAGATAAATTCCCAATACTGCTCGGATAAGCAGGGGAGGCAGGGGAAGCTCTTGAGGCTCTTGAGGCAAAAACTCAACGCCAGCCTCCATTTCTCCCCCAGCTATTGAACAGCTTGCCTCAACCAAGAAATTCCTTAACCGAGCAGTATTGGATAAATTCCTGCCTCCTGCCTCCTTCAAGTTTTGTCGGACTCTATTTGTCCATAGTCAAGTTTGATAATTCGGTTTGCTAAATGAAAATAGCGATCGTCATGGCTAATTACCAGCACTGTTTTGCCCCGCGATCGCAGTTCTGGGAGTAGCTGAGTGTAAAATATTTCTTTGAATACTGGATCTTGATCTGCTGCCCACTCATCAAATAGATAAATTGGTCGATCTTCTAAGTACGCACTCAGCAAAGCCAGCCGTTTTCGTTGTCCTTGAGAAAGTGCTGTGGTGGAAAGTTGCCCATTTTCAACTTTAACTTTATGGTCTAATTGCAGTTGTTTTAAATATTTTGTAGCTTGAGCATCCAAGTCATTATTTTTTTCTGGCTCCTGCCTTTCTTTGGTAAGCTAGTTAGAATTACAACTAATTATGTCAATAAACTGTCAAATTACCTGCTCAGTTTTCCCGGGTGAAATTTGCGATGACTGTGAATATAAAATCTTTAGAGAACCAAATTAATGTAGCGGCCGATTCAAAAACCGCTCCTAGCACTCAAGGAACCCGCTACGTTCCTTCGCACCATCGACGCATTCTGTGTATCTTTCCTAAGTACAGCCGCTCCTTTGGCACTTTTCATCACGCCTACCCACTTATGGGTAATGTCCGGGCTTTTATGCCACCCCAAGGTATTTTAATTGTGGCTGCCTATTTACCTAAACAATGGGAAGTGCGGTTTATTGATGAGAATGTCAAATCAGCAACTAAGGCTGATTATCAATGGGCTGATGTGGTAATTGTGAGTGGAATGCACATCCAGAAACCACAGATTAATCAAATTAATGAACTTGCCCATCGAGCCGGGAAAATTACCGTTGTCGGTGGCCCCTCGGTTTCTGGGTGTCCAGAATATTATCCTGAGTTTGATATTTTACATTTGGGTGAATTGGGAGATGCAAGCGATCGCATGATCGAATATCTCGACCAAAACCTGGAACGTCCCCAATCGCAAATTCGCTTTGAAACTAAGGAACGCTTACCCCTAACAGAGTTTCCAACCCCAGCTTATCATTTGCTGAATATCAATGATTATTTTTTGGCAAATGTGCAGTTTTCTAGTGGTTGCCCTTATCACTGCGAGTTTTGTGATATTCCCGAACTCTATGGCAATAGTCCCCGGATGAAAACACCAGAGCAAGTAGTCGCAGAGTTAGACGCAATGCGACAATCTGGCAATTTGGGGGCAGTGTATTTTGTCGATGATAACTTTGTTGGCGATCGCCGCGCCGCCATGAAGTTACTTCCTCATCTGATTGAGTGGCAAAAACGCAATGGCTACCCCATCCAGTTTGCTTGTGAAGCAACGCTCAACTTAGCTCAAAGTCCAAAGCTGCTAGAAATGATGCGGGAAGCTTATTTCTGCACAATCTTTTGTGGTATTGAAACACCAGAACCAAATGCTCTCCATGCGATTTCCAAAGACCAAAATTTGAGTATGCCCATCTTAAAAGCAATTCAGGTTTTAAATAGCTATGGCATGGAAGTAGTATCAGGAATCATCATCGGGTTAGATACAGATACACCAGAAACAGCAGACCGAATTATTGAATTTATTCGGGCATCACAAATTCCCATGTTGACAATTAACCTACTTCATGCATTACCTAGAACTCCATTATGGCGGAGGTTAGAAGCAGAAGCACGACTTCTCTATGATGAAAACCGCGAATCAAATGTTGAGTTTTTGATGCCTTATGAGCAAGTAATTGAGATGTGGCGGCGTTGCATTACAACTGCTTATGAACCGGAATTTTTATATCAGCGCTTTGCCTACAATATGGAACACACCTATCCAAATCGCATCGAAGTTCCTAACAGCCCATCTCGCGCTTCTGCGGCTAATATTCGTAAGGGTTTAACTTATTTAAGCAATATTTTGCTGCGGATAGGCATATTTAGTAACTATCGTCAGACTTTCTGGAAAATGGCCAAGCCAGCACTGAAAGCAGGTAATATTGAAAACTTGATTCACGTTGGACTTGTGGGACATCATTTGATTAAGTTTGCCCAAGATTGTGCCAAAAACGAAGAATCAGCTTCGTTTTATTCCCAAAAAGTACTGACTAAAGTTCGTAGCTAATAAGCTAAAAGTGAATATAAAAATCTTGTAGGGTGGGCAATCTTGCCTGTACTAATTGTGCAAATTACAGCTATTTTCACAAAAACATCGCGGGACGCGTGGAAGCCACTTGAATTTCAGGCAGTGGAGGAAACGCGCCACGAGTGGTTTTAACCACCGTCAAAAATGATAGAATTAAAGTGCAAGTAGGAATAATCATCTACGTGTTGAAGTGTTTTGTAAGGAGCAACCCCTGATTTACCTCGTACCCGCACAAGTCGCGACTCTGGGTAAAACTTGTAATGGGAAAACATGGAGCGTACCGAACTGGCCTTGCGATGAACTCGGAAAGCAAAATAATAAGTAAGCGCAATTGCAATACCTCTCGTACTGGTAGTTGTTTTAAGCGTGTAGGGGGATATTTGACTATCCCTTTTAAGCCAAGTCTTAGAGAATCTGCGTGTCTTTAGACCGCAGAGTGTCAAGTAAATAAACCATACTGTAGGGGCAAGTCTTTGCCCATACGTGTCAACTTAAGCTAAAAGTAGCAAAACTTTCAGCTGACTCGCCCGCCTCGAACTAAAGTTCTTTGGCTTTTAGCTAAAGTCTACTAAAGTAGACTAAAGATTTTTCGGATTATTTAGTCATCTTTAGATGACTTTCGCTATTAGCAAGGAACTGAAGTTCCTTGCGGGACATGGCTTTTACGTTATTATGTATACATGAATGATACAGCAGTTTGCAAGTAGGTGAGGTACAAAATGCAGGACTCATGCATCAGATATAAAGAGTTTCTACTTCTTGTTTACTGCCTCAAAACCCGTATCTTTGTACTTCATGCAAAAAAAACTGCTGTATTACAAATTATTTTAACAGGACATCAAAGCATCGAATCTCCCCAGTACTGCCATATCTTCTGCATCCAACTCCGACGGAATTCCACTGCGAATCAATTCCGAAAAGTCTTCATTGGGAACCATAACAGTCAATGTGTACAAGCGAGTAGAACCAGTATTTTTAATCAAATGAGTCCCTGTGGGAGGCACTAATAAACTATCTCCAGCTTTGATTATGGCACTCTTGCCGTCACATATAGCGATCGCTTCCCCTTTGAGGACGAAAAACATTTCCACCGCCCACTGATGGCGATTTGGGGGTGTTTGTCCACCAACATCAAAAATTTCTATGCAGCAAGTCAAAGAAGTATTAGCATTTGTCGAATCGAAGATAATTGCTAATCGATTCGAGGCGTCGGGACTGATGCGATATACTTGGTAATCTTTGCTAGATTTGATAACTGGAATTACACAACGAGTAGCGTACATTTGTTTATCCCCTCTGAAGTTATCGATGGGTATGAAAATTCCTAAAATCCGAGTCCTGAATCACAGAATTTTAGATTTTAAATTTTGGATTTTGGATTGAATAATTCAAAATTCAAAATTGTCTGAAAGCAAGCGAATTTAAACGCGAGAAAAAATCTAAAATTATTGAGTGAATGAAACCAATTCGCAATTCGCTTTTTCGCGCATTCGCAATTAAATCAAGCCCGACACTAGGGGTGGGGTTTCGACCTGATTTGCGATGATGCGGATTATTTCACCCACAAGGGGCGAGGTTTTTACCTTTTCCCTTCTTGATAAAGAGCATTAATGCATGGGATCAATCTAAAATCTAAAATCGTTCGACTGAGCGAAGTCGAAGTCCAAAATCCAAAATTGATTCACTCCTCACTATGATGCAGCGCTGTTAAAATTTCTTGCGAGTCAGTGACAAAACCGAAGCATTGTTTAACATTGTACAATGTCGCCAGCCAACAATATTCAGGAGAAGTGGTAGCGGTGCAATCTTTAACTAACACGCAGTCATATCCTAAGAAGTTGGCATCACATAAGGTAGTTAGTACACATTGATCAGCATTAACACCAGCAAAAAATAATGTTGTTCTTCCCAAATTCCGTAATATACTATCTAAAGGTGTATCCCAAAATCCACTCATGCGATATTTGTCCACACGAATATCTTCGGGAATCTGTTCTAGTTCGTCTACTATTGCTGCGGCCCAACTACCTGCCATGAGTACTCTAGCACCATTGCTTGGCAGTGGATCGCCCAATCCCACGCCTTCCCCTGTGGGATTATAAACGTGACGCGAACTAGCACTAATATTGAGCAAGTCGGGACGATTGCCCCAATTTATCCAAATGACTGGAACACCAACCTCACGCAGTTCTGGAAGTAAATTGTTCAAAGGTTCAATAGGTTGACGCGCTGGAGTTACGTCCACGCCGATATGCGCTAACCAGCCATCAGGGTGACAGAAGTCGTTTTGCATATCAATGACGAGGATAGCAGCTTTTGCCAAGTCTAGATGCAGGGTTTTAGTTTCTGTTGATAAAATAACGGGTTGT contains:
- the modA gene encoding molybdate ABC transporter substrate-binding protein, translating into MKRRQILGFLGIAIAGLLLAIGLPLVTPSAVVAQSSTSITVSAASSLKDALQDIKILYQQSKSNINISYNFGASGALQQQIEQGAPADIFISAGKKQVDALEQKGLLLAGSRTNLANNTLVLIVAQDVFGITSFANLTDSKIKKIAIGEPRSVPAGQYGEEVLKNLKLYDQLKSKFVFGNNVRQVLAAVESGNAQAGIVYATDAKTSNKVKVVVTADEKLHSPIVYPVAVIKGSKNISAAKQFVQFLSGSQAKTVLRKYGFIVR
- a CDS encoding B12-binding domain-containing radical SAM protein, translating into MTVNIKSLENQINVAADSKTAPSTQGTRYVPSHHRRILCIFPKYSRSFGTFHHAYPLMGNVRAFMPPQGILIVAAYLPKQWEVRFIDENVKSATKADYQWADVVIVSGMHIQKPQINQINELAHRAGKITVVGGPSVSGCPEYYPEFDILHLGELGDASDRMIEYLDQNLERPQSQIRFETKERLPLTEFPTPAYHLLNINDYFLANVQFSSGCPYHCEFCDIPELYGNSPRMKTPEQVVAELDAMRQSGNLGAVYFVDDNFVGDRRAAMKLLPHLIEWQKRNGYPIQFACEATLNLAQSPKLLEMMREAYFCTIFCGIETPEPNALHAISKDQNLSMPILKAIQVLNSYGMEVVSGIIIGLDTDTPETADRIIEFIRASQIPMLTINLLHALPRTPLWRRLEAEARLLYDENRESNVEFLMPYEQVIEMWRRCITTAYEPEFLYQRFAYNMEHTYPNRIEVPNSPSRASAANIRKGLTYLSNILLRIGIFSNYRQTFWKMAKPALKAGNIENLIHVGLVGHHLIKFAQDCAKNEESASFYSQKVLTKVRS
- a CDS encoding cupin domain-containing protein; its protein translation is MYATRCVIPVIKSSKDYQVYRISPDASNRLAIIFDSTNANTSLTCCIEIFDVGGQTPPNRHQWAVEMFFVLKGEAIAICDGKSAIIKAGDSLLVPPTGTHLIKNTGSTRLYTLTVMVPNEDFSELIRSGIPSELDAEDMAVLGRFDALMSC
- a CDS encoding cysteine hydrolase family protein, which translates into the protein MNLPLRTLGVVPNAWTVNDAIADITRPQKTPQPVILSTETKTLHLDLAKAAILVIDMQNDFCHPDGWLAHIGVDVTPARQPIEPLNNLLPELREVGVPVIWINWGNRPDLLNISASSRHVYNPTGEGVGLGDPLPSNGARVLMAGSWAAAIVDELEQIPEDIRVDKYRMSGFWDTPLDSILRNLGRTTLFFAGVNADQCVLTTLCDANFLGYDCVLVKDCTATTSPEYCWLATLYNVKQCFGFVTDSQEILTALHHSEE